From the Theobroma cacao cultivar B97-61/B2 chromosome 2, Criollo_cocoa_genome_V2, whole genome shotgun sequence genome, one window contains:
- the LOC18609593 gene encoding alpha-galactosidase, with protein MKILLSSFFCFFFFFFTPSFCRLPSETELVTQPEHASTPPRGWNSYDSFCWTISEEEFLQSAEIISSRLKPHGYEYVVVDYLWYRRKVEGAYTDSLGFDVIDEWGRPIPDPERWPSSKGGKGFLEVAKKVHSMGLKFGIHVMRGISLQAFNANTPILDTAKGSAYEDSGRQWRAKDIGLKERACAWMSHGFMSVNTKLEAGRAFLRSLYLQYAEWGVDFVKHDCVFGDDLDIDEISFVSEVLRKLDHPVLYSLSPGTSVTPAMAKDVSELVNMYRITGDDWDTWRDVVSHFNVTRDFSTSKMIGAKGLLGRSWPDLDMLPLGWLTDPGSNEGPHRTCNLILDEQRTQMTLWAMAKSPLMFGGDVRKLDETTYNLITNPTLLEINSFSSNNMEFPYITGIKGSRSKTKVLSQHLTEGGMYNILALDLTTCKDPKANGWSIKPLDQDLEQICWKEKLGSKFEEPPCLYKRKPLLASGEEMIYRQQYQGTLHLLASDERELCLDASPRRRLTSKEFGGGSFSPCKWDANQMWELNANGALVNSYSGLCVTVNSLEADVDSIGIRSWIATGRRGEIYLAFFNLNPEKTMISANIADLAKVVMRKNLNGASCKYREIWSGKYGATKQLISIAVEMHGSALFVLLCE; from the exons ATGAAGATCTTGCTCTCGAgctttttctgtttcttcttcttcttcttcactcCTTCCTTCTGCAG GTTACCATCTGAAACAGAATTAGTGACTCAACCAGAGCATGCTAGCACCCCACCAAGAGGTTGGAACTCTTACGATTCCTTTTGCTGGACCATATCCGAGGAAGAGTTCTTGCAGAGTGCTGAAATTATTTCTAGCCGTCTTAAGCCACATGGATATGAG TATGTTGTGGTGGATTACCTTTGGTATAGAAGGAAGGTGGAAGGTGCTTACACTGATTCTCTTGGATTCGACGTAATTGATGAATGGGGGAGGCCGATCCCTGACCCAGAAAGATGGCCTTCATCCAAAGGTGGAAAAGGGTTTTTAGAAGTAGCCAAGAAAGTACATAGCATGGGTTTGAAGTTTGGAATTCATGTTATGAGAGGGATAAGCCTGCAAGCTTTTAATGCAAACACCCCCATCTTAGACACTGCCAAG gGATCTGCCTATGAAGATTCTGGTAGACAATGGAGGGCAAAAGATATTGGGCTCAAGGAGAGGGCTTGTGCTTGGATGTCGCATGGTTTCATGAGTGTAAATACCAAGCTGGAAGCTGGAAGAGCTTTCTTGAGGTCACTTTATCTCCAATATGCTGAGTGGGGTGTTGATTTTG TAAAACATGACTGTGTATTTGGTGATGACTTGGATATAGATGAGATAAGCTTTGTATCAGAG GTTCTGAGAAAGCTTGATCACCCTGTTTTATATTCATTGTCCCCTGGTACCAGTGTGACACCAGCTATGGCTAAAGATGTTAGTGAACTAGTCAACATGTACAGGATTACTGGAGATGATTGGGATACATGGAGAGATGTTGTGTCCCATTTTAACGTTACCAG AGATTTCTCTACCTCAAAAATGATAGGTGCCAAGGGCTTGCTGGGAAGGTCGTGGCCTGATTTGGATATGTTACCATTGGGATGGCTCACGGATCCAG GTTCAAACGAAGGTCCACACAGAACGTGTAATCTGATTCTAGATGAGCAAAGAACTCAG aTGACTTTATGGGCTATGGCCAAGTCACCTCTCATGTTTGGAGGAGATGTAAGAAAGCTGGACGAAACCACATACAATCTGATCACAAACCCTACACTGCTTGAGATAAACTCTTTTAGCTCAAACAATATGGAG TTTCCTTATATTACTGGCATAAAGGGATCTAGAAGTAAGACTAAGGTTCTTTCTCAACATTTGACAGAAGGGGGCATGTATAATATACTAGCTTTAGATCTTACTACCTGCAAGGATCCTAAAGCAAATGGTTGGTCAATTAAACCTCTTGACCAAGATCTTGAACAAATCTGCTGGAAAGAGAAATTGGGGAGCAAATTTGAGGAACCTCCATGCCTTTACAAAAGAAAACCTCTTCTGGCTTC GGGTGAAGAGATGATTTACAGGCAGCAATATCAGGGAACACTTCATTTATTAGCAAGTGATGAAAGGGAATTATGCTTGGATGCTTCTCCAAGAAGGAGGCTTACTTCAAAAGAATTTGGGGGAGGTTCTTTCTCACCTTGCAAGTGGGATGCTAATCAG ATGTGGGAGTTGAATGCTAATGGAGCCCTCGTAAATAGTTATTCTGGGCTATGTGTGACAGTGAACTCATTGGAAG CTGATGTTGATTCCATTGGAATTCGTTCTTGGATCGCGACTGGAAGAAGAG GAGAAATATATCTTGCATTTTTCAATTTGAACCCAGAGAAGACCATGATATCTGCTAACATAGCAGACCTTGCTAAAGTAGTTATGCGGAAAAACTTGAATGGAGCATCGTGTAAGTACCGAGAAATTTGGAGTGGAAAGTATGGAGCGACAAAGCAGTTGATATCAATAGCGGTGGAGATGCACGGTTCTGCTTTGTTTGTTCTGCTTTGTGAGTAG